A window of Vigna unguiculata cultivar IT97K-499-35 chromosome 4, ASM411807v1, whole genome shotgun sequence contains these coding sequences:
- the LOC114180817 gene encoding uncharacterized protein LOC114180817, whose amino-acid sequence MSLCEVPNQTQSISEVSPQKENWNIIARVIRSWFVPDFTKQRCPFSMEFVIQDKEGSKIHASIRRTLIYKFQNDISEGHVYAIQNFSVAPNSGIYRTTHHPYKINFQFGTKVSLVNVNLVPHIKPQYTPLSLLTTSAFDTDYLVDILGLLVGVGTERELQVDGKTTKLNVIAIEADGFRIECTLFGIYVDELNVFLSSGEVQNTAVSIEFAKVKTFQDKVQVQNCKFCTRIKYNVNFKEASELKSRMIENNESPSQGLTQLSQTSKNTVEEDFLTLTPRTNIQGLKDCKEVTTFILFGTIKHILVDDDWWYTACVCNKAVYPDSKMFFCEKCNKHVIKVFPRYRIKIRVMDSSDSTTFVLFDRDATTLFKKTCADMLDAHDKV is encoded by the exons ATGTCTCTCTGTGAAGTTCCTAACCAAACCCAGAGCATAAGCGAAGTAAGCCCCCAGAAGGAAAATTGGAATATTATCGCTAGGGTCATTCGTTCATGGTTTGTTCCTGATTTCACTAAACAGAGGTGTCCTTTTTCCATGGAGTTCGTTATTCAAGACAAAgag GGTTCTAAAATACATGCTTCAATTAGACGTactctaatttacaaatttcaaaatgacATTTCTGAAGGCCATGTTTATGCTATACAAAACTTCAGTGTTGCTCCGAATTCTGGAATATACAGAACAACACACCACCCTTATAAGATAAATTTCCAGTTTGGTACAAAAGTTTCTTTGGTTAATGTTAATTTGGTTCCTCATATTAAACCACAATACACACCTTTGTCTTTATTGACAACCTCTGCATTTGATACTGATTATTTGGTTG atattttggGATTACTGGTCGGAGTGGGGACTGAAAGAGAATTGCAAGTTGAtggaaagacaacaaaattaaatgtcatagCAATAGAAGCCGATGG GTTTCGAATAGAGTGTACtttgtttggtatttatgtGGATGAACTGAATGTATTTCTTTCGAGTGGAGAAGTACAAAATACTGCTGTGAGCATAGAATTTGCGAAAGTCAAAACTTTTCAAg ataaggttcaagttcaaaattgtaAGTTCTGCACCCGTATTAAGTACAATGTTAACTTCAAGGAAGCATCTGAACTTAAATCAAG AATGATTGAGAACAATGAATCTCCCTCTCAAGGATTAACGCAACTTTCTCAGACTTCAAAAAATACTGTCGAAGAGGACTTTTTAACACTTACACCTAGAACCAACATTCAAGGTCTAAAAGATTGTAAAGAG gtCACCACTTTCATATTGTTTGGAACAATTAAGCATATCTTGGTTGACGATGACTGGTGGTATACTGCTTGTGTGTGCAACAAAGCTGTTTATCCAGATTCAAAGATGTTCTTTTGTGAAAAGTGTAACAAGCATGTTATAAAAGTCTTTCCAAG ATATAGGATTAAGATCCGAGTTATGGACTCTTCCGATTCAACCACATTTGTCCTCTTTGATAGGGATGCAACTACCCTTTTCAAAAAAACTTGTGCTGATATGTTAGACGCTCATGATAAGGTATAG